From the Paraflavitalea soli genome, the window AGCGATATTGGATGGGAAGAACCACCAGTTTGCTGTACAGGAACGATTCCACCTGGTTTGGTGCTTCCGATGGCCTGTATTTGCTGAAACCCGACAAATCGATATTCTATTTTGGTTCCATTTCCCCCCTCTTAAAAAATCGCATTGCTGCTATTAAGGAGGGGGCGGACGGCACTATCTGGATAGCCACCTATAGCAAAGGACTGGTAGGGTTAAGGAACAATCAGGTAAAATACCACATCACCGTAGAAGATGGCCTCAGCAACGATGCCAGCCGGTGCCTGGCCATGGATGGAAAGTACATATGGGCCGGAACAGCGAATGGCCTGAACAGAATCCGGGTTGATGCCGGCCTGGCCAGGGTTGACAACTTCCTGGCGGATGGGGTAGCATCGGACATGATCAATGCCGTACTGGTGGTGGGCGATACCGTGTATGCAGGCACGCCGCAAGGGATCACTGTTTTTGATAAAAACAACGCCTTGCCTGCGTCTGTATGCGATCTTAAAATGCTTGGCATTAGCCTGAACGGAAAAGAAACAGCCCTTACAGATAATATCCAGCTGGATTACGGCAACAACAATATTCGACTGAATTTTGTGGCGATTTCTTTTTCTTCGGCCGGCAATGTGGTGTACAACTACCGGTTAAAGAATTTAGATACTACCTGGAAGACAACTAGCCAAACCTCCCTGGAGTTCGTATCCTTGCCACCAGGGCAACATGAACTGGAAATATATGCCACCAATAAATTCGGCATCAACAGTAGTATCCACAGGCAGTTGTTCAGCATATTGCCGCCTTTCTGGCAAACAGCCTGGTTTGTTATTAGCTGTATTATAACGATTGTTACAGCTACCTGGCTGGTGGTTGCTTACAGGAACCGCCAGGCTCGTAAAAAAGAAGCTGCCAGGCTGGTGGTAGAAAAACAACTGCATGAATTGGAACAAAAGGCCTTGCGGTCCCAAATGAATCCACACTTTATTTTCAACTGCATGAACTCCGTGCAGGAATTTATTATTGACAAGGATATCGCCAGCGCCAATAAATACCTTACCAAATTTGCCAGCCTGATCCGCCAGACCCTCGACAACTCCTTTCATTCGTCCACCACATTGGCCAGTGAAATTCAATACCTTACTACCTACCTGGGCCTCGAACAAATGCGCCATAAAAACATGTTCAGCTATAGTTTACAAATTAGCCCGGAACTTCAACCCGAACTCGTTACCCTGCCGGTAATGCTGCTCCAACCCTACGTAGAAAATGCTACCTGGCATGGTATGCGGAGCGGCGATAACCCGGATGGACAAATTGACATTCACTTTTCCACAACGAATAACGTGCTATATTGCACGATAACCGATAATGGAATAGGCAGGGAAGCTGCCCTGGTAGCCAAAAAGGACAGCCAGGTGCAATATCAGTCAAGAGGAATGCAATTGACCAATGAAAGGATCAATTTGATCAACAGCCATGCGGGGGTTGCAATTACAATCGATATAAAAGACCTCAGAGACGAAGCAGGTAATGCTGCAGGCACAGCTGTAACCATTGGAATCCCATTTACCAGTAACCGACATGAAACATCATGAACAAGATCAGCTGTATCATAATTGATGACGAGGCGCGTAATATAGCCGTGCTAAAAAAGCTGATCGGCGAATATTGCCCCTTATTGATCGTCGAAGGTGAAGCCACCAATGGCGCATCAGCCCTGAAGATGATCCAACAACTGCAGCCACCCCTGGTATTCCTGGATGTTGAACTGTATAAGACCAATGCTTTTGAGGTACTTAACCAGCTGCCGGAAATTGATTTTGAGATCATTTTTGTTACTGCTTTTGAAAAGTATGCCCACAAAGCATTTCGGGTCAATGCCGTGGATTATCTGTTAAAACCCATAGACATTGATGATCTCCAGGCCGCTGTCAAAAAAGCGATTGAAAGGATACAGGGAAAACAGGGCAGTGGAAACGCCAACATCATTATCACACCTCACCTCAACCATGCTGTTTTTTCCAAAATAGCATTGCCTACCCAGCAGGGATTATCTCTCTACAATGTGGATGATATTGTTACCTGCACCGCGAAAGGAAGGTATACCTACATCGATTTCATTAAAGATAAAAGCATAACCGTAACCGGCACACTGAAAGATATAGAGGGGAAATTACCACCCGCCATTTTTTTCAGGATTCATAATTCACACCTGATCAACCTGAACTATGTAAAAAAATACTACAAAGGAAAGGGTGGTTACGTAGAAATGATCAATGGCCAAAGCCTGGAAGTCTCATTCCGCAAACGGGATGAATTCCTCGACCGCATCCGGCCTCAATCTTAAAGCACTTATTACCCAAAATACAGCAGTTATTCCTGAAAAGGGTACGCCTATTAACTATACATTTTATCTACTATCAGCTATCTCTATTTTAGCATTCGTTTTAGGTAACCTTATCAAAAAAAATAAAACTGAATTGTATGAGTAATTTATTACGCACTCGTGCTATTATCTGCCTGTTTGCATTGCAAGCAGCAGCCCTTCCTCTACTAGCCCAAAACTGGTCACTTACGGGCAATGCAGGCACCAACCCAGCCACTAACTTTATTGGAACAACGGATAATACACCCTTGCTATTCAGGAGCAATAATATACCTCGGGTGTCTCTTACTTCCTGGCAATATGGTGGCCTGGAAGTGGGCTCTACTACTATACCAAGCTATCTCACAATTGCAGGAAAAGATGTAGTAGACACGATAATACCTTTCACCATTAACGGTAATATACTTAATCAAACCTGGGGAAATTCTGCAGGGCAGACGATGGGAAGATTATTGCGTTTTAACCAGGGCCCATCTATGGCATCAGGCTGGATAAATTTCTATGATGCGGGTATCGGACAAGACACCTGCTTTTTCATTACTAATCATTCTGTTCCTCCTGCTTTTGGCAATGGCGTGATCCGCAAGAGAATGATCGTTATAAGCCCTCAGGACAGGGTGGGTATCAACCTCGCCGGAGATGCTATAGGAAATGGCGCCGTACCCACGGCGAATTTTCATACCAATGGTACGGTTCGTTTACAAAATCTCCCTTCGGGCACAGGCGACCAGTTGTTGATTGACAAGGATGGAAATGTTTATCGCGGTAGTGGACGAAAAGAAGATAGTTCGGCTTTCTCCATCAACAATCTCTTAGCAGAAATTGTATTGCTGAAGGAAGAGCTGGCTGCATTAAAAAACCAGGTAAATGGTATCAAAAACGGAGGTATCAGCCTGATCATACCAGACGATAAATCCTTATCGCAAAACAGCCCCAATCCTTTTAGCAAATCGACAACGATCAAGTATTACCAACCTGTGGCTGCCACATCAGTGATCCTGATCATTGCTAATCTGCAAGGCAAAATGGTACAGCAATATAATTTAACGGGCAAAACAGATCAACAAGTAGTCATTTCTGCAGGGGATCTGCCTTCAGGTACTTACCTGTACAGCCTCCTCGTAGACGGCAAGGTAACGGATACCAAAAAAATGATATTGGCCCGCTAGCAACTGTTGGGTACGAACATGTAAAAATGGGTTGCCTGACCGGCAACCCATTTTGGGTTAAAGAGGAAATCTTACATTAATGATCGGGACCGGGAGGAAAAACAATGGTCACGGTAGTTCCTTTTTGAAAGATACTTTCGACAGCAATATGGCCTTTAAGCTGGGCCACAAAATCGCGTACGATCCTGTATCCCAGGTTGCCGGTGCTATCTGTTGCAAAGAGGTTCTTTTCATCTTCCAGCCGGCTTTGCAGCACCTGCAATTCTGTATAGGTCATGCCTTCTCCGGTGTCTGCCACTTTAATGACCAATCGATCGGACGCATCCAGGTACCCCTTTAAACTGATCTGGCCATTCTCTGTGTGTTTATTGGCGTTATCTACCAAGTTGTGCAATATTATTTTCAACAATTGCTTGTCTGTCCACGCACTGATATCGGCTGTTATCTCCATTTCCAGGGAGTTCTTATTCCAGTTGAGCACATTACGGAAAAATGTTTCAGCCTCCTGGAACAGCTCCTTCACATATACATGTTCATAGCGCATCCTGAACCCCTCCTGCTGGGTGGTGAGCCATATAAGGAACTCTTTGGTAAAGGTATCGAGTTGGTCGGACGACTTTTTCAATTCCGCGGTAAGGCTGGTAAGCGACTGATTGTTGCCCGCTATCAGGGCATTGTGTAACTGGTTGCTGAGCATATTCATAAACCGCAGGGGAGAACGAATATCGTGCAGGATCACAGAAGTGAGTTTATCTTTCAACAGGTTGCTCTGGTGAAGGCTTTCTTGCGACACTTTTAATTCTCCCACGGTGTGTTCCAATTGCTGCACAGTAATGGCCTGCTCCTGTGTTCTTTGTTGTACCTGCTGCTCCAGGTATAGTTCTCTTTCCTTTGCTTTTTTGGCCTTCTGCTTGTGGAGGGAATAAATACCCGCTGTGATGAGCAGGATCAGCATCAGCAATAGCAATAACCTGAAAGCCACGGTTTCATAAAAATGGGGAGTTATGAAAAATGGCAGTGTGGCGCTGGTATAATCATGGGCACCAAATCCACTGCGCAGACGGACCTCCAGGGCATAGTTACCAGGTGGAAGAAAATTGATAACGATGGTGTTGTCTGCAGGAACGGGCGCCCATAGTTTATCGACTCCGGCGATCCTGTATTCGGGAAAGAAATTGTCGCTATTGCCAAAGAATGGGGAAGATATGCGGAAACTCATTTTGTTGGAGCCGGCCCGGAATACGAGTTTATCCTGGTAGCTGATCTCGCGGGCATCTTCCATGATCTTGTCGATGTGAATGGCTTGTACGGGTAAAATGGGCTTTACCAGGCGGGGATCGAACCATACCAGGCCTTTCATGGAGGGAAGGGAAAACCTGCCATCCTGCAAGCGGATGCCTACGGGGCTGCTGCCGCCATTAAATTCATTGGTGCCAAATCCATCATTCTTATCATAATAATGATAGTATACCTGCAGCTCATTGTTACGCACCCAGGCTTCCAGTGAGGCTTTTGACGCCTGAAACAATCCTTTGTTGGTTGGGATCCAGAAAAAACCGTTGTCGTCTTCCATAAAACAATGGGCAGTAGCCAGGTTGTGGTTCCTGTCCTGGGGCAAGGCAATAAAACGTCCATTCCTGTAGGTATAGAACCCCTGGCCATAGGTACCGATCCAGACAGAGCTGTCCTTAGCGCGGTATATATGGCGTACATAGTTTTTGGCCATTTCGGGAATGGCGGTCAGGGAATTGGTTCTTTTATTGTAGGCAAAAAGACCTACAGTAGTACCGATCCAGATGCAGGTATCATTTAAAAAGAACATGCACTGGGAACGATCCAACGGGGTATAATCTGCATACAGCACTTTCAGGCGCCCACTGTCTATCCTGGCAAGGCCATTGTTGGTGCACAACCAGATGGTGCCCTTATCATCCTGCTGCAGGCTTTTGAGGTGTGTATCCTTCACCAGCCATCGTTTCTGCTCCTGTAGCTGGTTGTTCATACAAAAGAGGGTATCCCCTCCCATAAACCAGATGTGCTGATCCCTGTCTTTCAACATGGTATTAAATACCTGGAGATTGTAATTATAGACCCTTTGGACTGTATCCTTTGAGAACAGCAAACCATTGGAAGTAAATACCTGACCTGGTTGTATTTCGAGGGTGGCTGCAAAACTATTTTCCATCCCCTCTTTGTAGCTCCTTACAACAAAGGGTTGTTCCCGGATGATATAAAATCCATTGGTACTGGTTAGAAAGAAGTATAGTTTATACCTCTCTGAATAACAGATATGCCTGGCCAGGGGCAATGGCAGGTCCTTCAACAGCAGGGAGGCTGTTACAGTCTGGCCATCAAACTGAAGCGCGTATAACTTATTGTTACATTGGAGGAAAGTACCTGATCTGTCGGAACAAAACCTGAGCTGGTTTAAGTCTATGTGTTTTTTCCCTGCAAAGGCAGGCAATATTTTTTGCAGAGAGAGGGTAATAGCCGTCTTTTTTCCATGCTGATAAACGCGTATTCCACCTATGGAATCGATTGCAAAGAGGGTGTTTTGAATATAGAAATGGGCCCTGTCTTCCAGGTCGTAGTAATCTACCGGTGAGAAATAACCATCCTTAAACCAGGAGATATCGTGCCCGCTTACAAACCAGGCTGCCCCATTGGCGTCGCTGTAAAATTCGTGCATGGGCAAGTAATGCTTTGAAGCACGCACCTCTGTTATTATCCTGGTAGAATCCTCTTTGCTTGCAAAATATTTCCGCAGGTCGAGGATATAGCCATGCTGGCTCATCAGGAAATTATGACGGGCTTTGAGCCCTGGCACAGGTAGTATAGCGCCATTGCTGTCAATAACGTGAACGCCTGCACTTTCATCGGCAAAAAATACTTTGTCTTGGGATACTGCATTGAGTGAATACAGTCTGTCGGAGGTAAGGGAAGGCACATTGCCTGTATAGAAATGCCGGAAATCCCTCCCATCAAATTTTATCAAGCCGAACTGAGTGGTAAACCAGCAATATCCTTTCAGGTCTTCAAAAAAGCCGGTCACATCGTTGGAGGGTAAACCGTTTTCATCATTGTAAGGCATTACATAATAGCCTTTGAAGGATGGGGGTAACTGCTGCCGGGCCATGACGCCGGCGGGGAGTACCATGAAAAGGTATAATGTGACAAGCTGGCAAAGCCGCTGAAATAATTCCATAGGCATTGGTTGGTATAAATATAATTCAAAGCCCGGAAAAACGGGTTATAATATGGGAAGCAGGATGGTAACTGTGGTTCCCGTCTCCAACGCACTCTCTACTATAATATGGCCATTTAATCTGGCAATAAAATCCCGGATGATCCGATAGCCGAGGTTGCCGGCCCCATCGGTTACGCCCAGGCTGCTTTCATCTTCCAAACCTTTTTGCAAAGTGTGTAATTCGGAGGTGGTCATACCCCTTCCGGAATCGGCCACTTTGATGGACACCTGATCTTTATCAATGGCTGTTACGCTTAATCGAATAGTACCATTGTCAGTATGTTTATTGGCGTTGTCGATGAGGTTGTGCAATATGATCTTTAACAGCTGCCGGTCGGTCCAGGCACTGATATCTTCTTTTCCTTCTATTTCCAGGGTATTGTTGTTTCCGCTAAGGACATTGCGGTAAAACTCTTTGGCCTCGCGGAACAACTGAAAGATATCTATGTACTCCTTTCGCAGTTTGAATCCGGTTTGCTGGGTGGTGAGCCATACCAGGAATTCGCGGGTGAATACGTCCAGCTGATCAGAGGATTTTTTAAGTTCGGCGGTCATAGCAGCAAGGGCCTGGGTATCGCCGGCGGCAAGGGCCCCGTTCAATTGGTTACACAGCATGTTCATAAATCGCAGGGGCGACCGGATATCATGGAGGATGATGGTGGTAAGCCTGTCTTTCAGCAGGTTGCTCTTGTGCAGGTTTTCTTCCAGTTCTTTCAGTTCGGTTACCGTACGTTTGAGTACCTGTGTCCTGTCTGCGACCTGCTGTTCCAATATTTGGGCTCTTTCCTGTTCGTCCCTGATACGGTTCTTATGGTACCTGGAAATAACAACTGCGATCAATGCAAGGGCGATCAGGGTAGCTGCCAATTTGAATACCAGTGTTTGATAAATATAGGGGGCAATGGAAAATGATTGTTCCTGGGTTGTATAGGCGCCTGGCCCAAATCCATTGCGCAGGCGAATTTCGAGGGTATATTTCCCGGGCGACAGGTAATTGATTGGGATTGAATTATCAGCTGCTACGGGTGTCCATGACTGATCCACTCCTTTGACCTTGAATTCAGGGACGAAATTGGCTGTATTGCCAAAGAAAGGGGAGGAAATATGGAACCTGAACCTATGGGAACCAGCAGGCAGCCTGATAGGACCGGTAAATTTTATTTCCTGTGTATCGAGGGCTACCCGGTCTACCTGGATCTTTGCCATTGGCATGGCGGGCTTTACCTGCTGCGGCCTGAACCATACCATGCCTTTCATGGAAGGAAGGGAGAAGGTGCCATTCTGCAGGCGGATACCCACTGGACTGGAGCCACCGTTAAACTCATTGGAGGCAAAGCCATCGAATTTGTTGTAATAATGGTAATAGACTTCCTGCTCTTTATTACTCAGCCAGCCCTCCAGGGCTGATCTGGCCACCTGGAACAATCCTTTATTGGTGGGTATCCAGAAAAAACCGCTGCTATCTTCCATAAAGCAATGGGCTGTTGCCAGGTAATGGTTTTTATCCTGCGGCATTGCTATAAAGTGACCGTTCCTCCAGGTATAAAATCCTTGCCCATAGGTGCCGATCCAAATGGTGCCATCTGTTGCCCGATACACGTGCCGCACATAAACGCCACGCATTTCACGGTGGGGGGTAATGGTATTTCTTTGGAGATTATAAGTAAAAAGGCCGATGGTAGTACCAAGCCAGAAAGAGGTATCATTTAGCATGAACAGGCATTGGGTACGTCGGAGGGCTTTATTATCACGGTACACGAAACGCATCTCACCGTTATCAATCCTGGCCAGGCTGTTGCTTGTACAATACCAGATTGTTCCTTTGCTGTCCTGCAGGATGCTGGCCAGGTCAGTATAAGGTACCACCCAATAATTCAATGGCTGTAACCGGTTATCCATACAAAAAAGGGTATCCTTCAACAGTATCCAGATGTGTTGATCCTTATCTTTTAGCAAAGCATTGCTGCCTACATAATCCAATGGATAACGACGGAAGGCAGTGTCTTTTGAAAAGATCACGCCATTGGTTGTCAATACCTGCATGGGTTGTATTTCTACAGCGGCAGTAAAATTATTTTGAATACCCTCCTTATCCAGGAAGCTACGAACGGTAAATGGTTGTTCCCTTACGAGGTAAAAACCATTGGTCATGGTTCGAAATATATAAAGCCTGTGGCGCTGGGAATAGTAGGCTTCTGTGGACAGGGGGATGCGCAGATCGTGCAGGAGTAAACTGGAGTGCAGGTTTTGTCCATCAAAACTGAGGGCCCAAAGCTGTCGCTGGTATTGCAGAAAGGTACCTGTTGGGTTGGAGCTGAACTTCAGTTGATGGAGATCGGGCTGTTTGTCTCCTTTCAGCGCGGGCAACAGCGTCTTGAGGAAAAAGGTGGCTGCTGATCTTTTACCCGCCTCATATAGGGTGATCATTCCTGCGGGGTTTACTGTAAACAAGCTCTTCTTTATCCGGAAATGGGCTTCCCGTTCAACATCATAGGCATCTACGGGCAGAAAATGTCCTTGTTGAAAATAGCTGAGGTGCTTCCTGCTCAGGAACCAGGCATTTCCGTTGGTATCGGGGTAGAACTCATGCATGGCGTGGAGGTATTCAGGGTCTGTCAATACCTTCATGATCCTGACTGAATCTTCGGCCTTCCTGAAATAGGGGCGCAGGTCAAGGATAAAGCTGTGTTGGCTCATCAGGAAATTCTGGCCTGCGCGCAGGCCCGGCATTGGTTTTACCTGGCCTGCTGCATCTATCATATGAACGGCCTTGCTCTCATCGCTAAAGAACAGGCTGTCGGTGGAGCGGCCGTTGAGTGAATAAAGCCTGTTGAAGGTGAGGGTAGGTACATTGCCTGTATACCAGGTCCTGAACTCTCTTCCATCAAATCTTACCAGACCAAACTGGGTGGTAAACCACAAATAGCCCTGGTGGTCTTCAAAAAACCCGGTGATGTCATTGGAAGGCAATCCTTGCTCATCATCATAATGGGTGCAGTGGTGGGTATCAAAAGATGGAAGTGGCTGCTGGCGGGCTGAAAGGCGGCCAGGGCATAGCAGAAAAAGGTATAATGTGGCAAACAAGCCATGCCAGGGCAATGATCTCATAGGCACCAGGATGCATCAATAAAAATTAAGGCTTACATAAAAAGGATTGGGCTACGAAATGCCTGTTTGGCAGAATGGTTGACTGTTAACTTTTAGCGCCTGAACTGGCATTGGCATCATACAACCGGGCCAGGTCTGCCAACTGAATAATATTCTGCACGCCCAGCTTTTCAAAGATATGTGCTTTATGGGTACCAACGGTTGAGGCGTGCAAATTGAGTGATTCAGCGATGACGGATACAGAATCGCCCCGGGTAAGCCGCATGGCCACATCAAATTCCCTGTTGCTGAGTTCATCAAAAGGATTTTCTTTCTTTTTCTCCAGGGCGTCCATGGAAATGATCTGGGCCAGTGCAGGACTGATATAGCGGTTGCCTTTCAATACGGTCCAGATGGCTTTTTTGATCTCCTCTTCGGGTGATTCTTTATTGAGGAAACCTTTGACACCCATTTTTAGAAATCTCCTGCCATACCATTCTTCGGGATTCATGGTAAAGATGAGGATGTTGAGATGGGGAATGGCTGTTGACAGGTAGCTGATGAAGTCAATGGTATCGGTACCAGGGATGTTTACATCGAGAATTA encodes:
- a CDS encoding LytR/AlgR family response regulator transcription factor encodes the protein MNKISCIIIDDEARNIAVLKKLIGEYCPLLIVEGEATNGASALKMIQQLQPPLVFLDVELYKTNAFEVLNQLPEIDFEIIFVTAFEKYAHKAFRVNAVDYLLKPIDIDDLQAAVKKAIERIQGKQGSGNANIIITPHLNHAVFSKIALPTQQGLSLYNVDDIVTCTAKGRYTYIDFIKDKSITVTGTLKDIEGKLPPAIFFRIHNSHLINLNYVKKYYKGKGGYVEMINGQSLEVSFRKRDEFLDRIRPQS
- a CDS encoding sensor histidine kinase, whose product is MHPLSTAALLYDRGRDVAYRLWVAARKPCLQLLLYFLLYYCCFCAGAVAQDYNYRNYDVQHGLAGSTVYNMYQDTEGFIWFATETGVSRFDGTHFKNFTVKDGLPDNTIVRIFEDSRGRIWLAPFTNSICYYYKGKIYTSQNTPLLKRIVLDDYVGPLFENKKGEVIVYDGSHIYRIDINDSLHLIPYAAGFPPRSLIKVSESSSGGYFAMYTHNLYKTNTQSYTFLANLATSYGGVDNTIFTDKWWCWQRTRDSLHVQSAFYHLNYNMAVPSVNSLYCVNDSIICINTAKGTYLLNLMQGKVEKRYLPNKNISRFLMDKDGGLWFSTFNDGVYYLSSTAFRNMQYEVAKGQNLGVHDLEIGPEGIWAASDMGYLQWLRRDSLQALWLSKAFKQAFQGSAYCIARKNNVMAVGVEFYVFLFDGFSPIKKVTGINTVKDLAFINDQELMVAGSNSLYSLRLDNDTFERYWMGRTTSLLYRNDSTWFGASDGLYLLKPDKSIFYFGSISPLLKNRIAAIKEGADGTIWIATYSKGLVGLRNNQVKYHITVEDGLSNDASRCLAMDGKYIWAGTANGLNRIRVDAGLARVDNFLADGVASDMINAVLVVGDTVYAGTPQGITVFDKNNALPASVCDLKMLGISLNGKETALTDNIQLDYGNNNIRLNFVAISFSSAGNVVYNYRLKNLDTTWKTTSQTSLEFVSLPPGQHELEIYATNKFGINSSIHRQLFSILPPFWQTAWFVISCIITIVTATWLVVAYRNRQARKKEAARLVVEKQLHELEQKALRSQMNPHFIFNCMNSVQEFIIDKDIASANKYLTKFASLIRQTLDNSFHSSTTLASEIQYLTTYLGLEQMRHKNMFSYSLQISPELQPELVTLPVMLLQPYVENATWHGMRSGDNPDGQIDIHFSTTNNVLYCTITDNGIGREAALVAKKDSQVQYQSRGMQLTNERINLINSHAGVAITIDIKDLRDEAGNAAGTAVTIGIPFTSNRHETS
- a CDS encoding sensor histidine kinase, encoding MRSLPWHGLFATLYLFLLCPGRLSARQQPLPSFDTHHCTHYDDEQGLPSNDITGFFEDHQGYLWFTTQFGLVRFDGREFRTWYTGNVPTLTFNRLYSLNGRSTDSLFFSDESKAVHMIDAAGQVKPMPGLRAGQNFLMSQHSFILDLRPYFRKAEDSVRIMKVLTDPEYLHAMHEFYPDTNGNAWFLSRKHLSYFQQGHFLPVDAYDVEREAHFRIKKSLFTVNPAGMITLYEAGKRSAATFFLKTLLPALKGDKQPDLHQLKFSSNPTGTFLQYQRQLWALSFDGQNLHSSLLLHDLRIPLSTEAYYSQRHRLYIFRTMTNGFYLVREQPFTVRSFLDKEGIQNNFTAAVEIQPMQVLTTNGVIFSKDTAFRRYPLDYVGSNALLKDKDQHIWILLKDTLFCMDNRLQPLNYWVVPYTDLASILQDSKGTIWYCTSNSLARIDNGEMRFVYRDNKALRRTQCLFMLNDTSFWLGTTIGLFTYNLQRNTITPHREMRGVYVRHVYRATDGTIWIGTYGQGFYTWRNGHFIAMPQDKNHYLATAHCFMEDSSGFFWIPTNKGLFQVARSALEGWLSNKEQEVYYHYYNKFDGFASNEFNGGSSPVGIRLQNGTFSLPSMKGMVWFRPQQVKPAMPMAKIQVDRVALDTQEIKFTGPIRLPAGSHRFRFHISSPFFGNTANFVPEFKVKGVDQSWTPVAADNSIPINYLSPGKYTLEIRLRNGFGPGAYTTQEQSFSIAPYIYQTLVFKLAATLIALALIAVVISRYHKNRIRDEQERAQILEQQVADRTQVLKRTVTELKELEENLHKSNLLKDRLTTIILHDIRSPLRFMNMLCNQLNGALAAGDTQALAAMTAELKKSSDQLDVFTREFLVWLTTQQTGFKLRKEYIDIFQLFREAKEFYRNVLSGNNNTLEIEGKEDISAWTDRQLLKIILHNLIDNANKHTDNGTIRLSVTAIDKDQVSIKVADSGRGMTTSELHTLQKGLEDESSLGVTDGAGNLGYRIIRDFIARLNGHIIVESALETGTTVTILLPIL
- a CDS encoding T9SS type A sorting domain-containing protein, with product MSNLLRTRAIICLFALQAAALPLLAQNWSLTGNAGTNPATNFIGTTDNTPLLFRSNNIPRVSLTSWQYGGLEVGSTTIPSYLTIAGKDVVDTIIPFTINGNILNQTWGNSAGQTMGRLLRFNQGPSMASGWINFYDAGIGQDTCFFITNHSVPPAFGNGVIRKRMIVISPQDRVGINLAGDAIGNGAVPTANFHTNGTVRLQNLPSGTGDQLLIDKDGNVYRGSGRKEDSSAFSINNLLAEIVLLKEELAALKNQVNGIKNGGISLIIPDDKSLSQNSPNPFSKSTTIKYYQPVAATSVILIIANLQGKMVQQYNLTGKTDQQVVISAGDLPSGTYLYSLLVDGKVTDTKKMILAR
- a CDS encoding ligand-binding sensor domain-containing protein; this translates as MELFQRLCQLVTLYLFMVLPAGVMARQQLPPSFKGYYVMPYNDENGLPSNDVTGFFEDLKGYCWFTTQFGLIKFDGRDFRHFYTGNVPSLTSDRLYSLNAVSQDKVFFADESAGVHVIDSNGAILPVPGLKARHNFLMSQHGYILDLRKYFASKEDSTRIITEVRASKHYLPMHEFYSDANGAAWFVSGHDISWFKDGYFSPVDYYDLEDRAHFYIQNTLFAIDSIGGIRVYQHGKKTAITLSLQKILPAFAGKKHIDLNQLRFCSDRSGTFLQCNNKLYALQFDGQTVTASLLLKDLPLPLARHICYSERYKLYFFLTSTNGFYIIREQPFVVRSYKEGMENSFAATLEIQPGQVFTSNGLLFSKDTVQRVYNYNLQVFNTMLKDRDQHIWFMGGDTLFCMNNQLQEQKRWLVKDTHLKSLQQDDKGTIWLCTNNGLARIDSGRLKVLYADYTPLDRSQCMFFLNDTCIWIGTTVGLFAYNKRTNSLTAIPEMAKNYVRHIYRAKDSSVWIGTYGQGFYTYRNGRFIALPQDRNHNLATAHCFMEDDNGFFWIPTNKGLFQASKASLEAWVRNNELQVYYHYYDKNDGFGTNEFNGGSSPVGIRLQDGRFSLPSMKGLVWFDPRLVKPILPVQAIHIDKIMEDAREISYQDKLVFRAGSNKMSFRISSPFFGNSDNFFPEYRIAGVDKLWAPVPADNTIVINFLPPGNYALEVRLRSGFGAHDYTSATLPFFITPHFYETVAFRLLLLLMLILLITAGIYSLHKQKAKKAKERELYLEQQVQQRTQEQAITVQQLEHTVGELKVSQESLHQSNLLKDKLTSVILHDIRSPLRFMNMLSNQLHNALIAGNNQSLTSLTAELKKSSDQLDTFTKEFLIWLTTQQEGFRMRYEHVYVKELFQEAETFFRNVLNWNKNSLEMEITADISAWTDKQLLKIILHNLVDNANKHTENGQISLKGYLDASDRLVIKVADTGEGMTYTELQVLQSRLEDEKNLFATDSTGNLGYRIVRDFVAQLKGHIAVESIFQKGTTVTIVFPPGPDH
- a CDS encoding response regulator, whose amino-acid sequence is MAKILIIDDHSIIRVGIAFLIRQEIPSAAIDEAKSGEIAVALLKKNTYDLVILDVNIPGTDTIDFISYLSTAIPHLNILIFTMNPEEWYGRRFLKMGVKGFLNKESPEEEIKKAIWTVLKGNRYISPALAQIISMDALEKKKENPFDELSNREFDVAMRLTRGDSVSVIAESLNLHASTVGTHKAHIFEKLGVQNIIQLADLARLYDANASSGAKS